Proteins encoded in a region of the Streptomyces liliiviolaceus genome:
- a CDS encoding ABC transporter permease, which translates to MSATSATSASTSSAPPAATAPHASPQPPHRRHIAAVVLLVPVLAALALWAFAWPAARTAPHDLPLGVAGPAAATAQVQKQLEAHEGAFEIHRYADEAAARDAIEDRTVYGAVVVTAQGPKLLTASAASPLVAQSLQQAVAQRAAGAPMETVDVVPAAADDPRGSVLTSSVLPMTLAGIAAGAVVTLLGLRGRRAVAALVGAALVVGTVAALIAGNWLGALTGSWWPEAGALALSTLAVSAAVAGLAALLGTPGIGLGAFVVMMLGNPFSGASSAPEMLPAPVGVIGQWLPPGAGASLLRSVSFFDGAAAGGPALTLAWWAVLGLGAVLLGSALKRRAASVTP; encoded by the coding sequence ATGTCCGCCACGTCCGCTACGTCCGCGTCCACGTCATCGGCGCCCCCGGCCGCGACGGCGCCCCACGCCTCCCCGCAGCCGCCGCACCGCCGCCACATCGCAGCCGTCGTCCTGCTGGTCCCGGTCCTGGCGGCCCTCGCCTTGTGGGCCTTCGCCTGGCCCGCGGCCCGAACGGCCCCGCACGATCTGCCGCTGGGCGTGGCGGGTCCGGCGGCCGCGACCGCCCAGGTGCAGAAGCAACTCGAAGCCCACGAGGGCGCCTTCGAGATCCACCGCTACGCGGACGAGGCCGCCGCGCGGGACGCCATCGAGGACCGGACCGTATACGGCGCGGTCGTCGTCACCGCGCAGGGCCCCAAGCTGCTCACCGCCTCGGCGGCGAGCCCGCTCGTGGCGCAGTCGCTCCAGCAGGCCGTGGCCCAGCGGGCGGCCGGCGCCCCGATGGAGACCGTCGACGTCGTACCGGCCGCCGCGGACGACCCGCGCGGCTCGGTCCTGACGTCCAGCGTGCTGCCCATGACGCTGGCCGGAATCGCCGCGGGAGCGGTGGTGACCCTGCTGGGTCTGCGCGGCCGACGCGCGGTCGCCGCGCTGGTCGGCGCTGCCCTGGTGGTGGGTACGGTGGCCGCGCTCATCGCGGGCAACTGGCTCGGGGCCCTGACCGGGAGCTGGTGGCCCGAGGCGGGTGCGCTGGCGCTCTCGACGCTGGCCGTGAGCGCCGCCGTCGCGGGACTCGCCGCGCTGCTCGGCACGCCGGGGATCGGGCTCGGGGCGTTCGTGGTGATGATGCTCGGCAATCCGTTCTCCGGGGCGAGTTCGGCACCCGAGATGCTGCCGGCGCCGGTCGGCGTGATCGGCCAGTGGCTGCCGCCGGGGGCCGGGGCGTCGCTTCTGCGCTCGGTCTCCTTCTTCGACGGGGCGGCGGCGGGCGGGCCCGCGTTGACGTTGGCGTGGTGGGCCGTGCTGGGGCTGGGGGCGGTGCTGCTGGGCAGCGCGCTCAAGCGCCGCGCGGCGTCGGTCACGCCCTGA
- a CDS encoding type II toxin-antitoxin system Phd/YefM family antitoxin — MAYEIPVTQARAELADLINRVVYGAERVVVTRHGKPLVALVSAADLERLEKLDAVGDERVIRSVSGVHGSAPASASGERQRFGIAAEHRGPGVS; from the coding sequence ATGGCCTACGAGATTCCGGTGACGCAAGCCAGGGCTGAACTCGCCGACCTGATCAACCGCGTGGTGTACGGCGCGGAACGCGTCGTCGTGACGCGGCACGGAAAGCCCCTCGTCGCCCTGGTCTCCGCGGCTGACCTGGAGCGACTTGAGAAGCTCGACGCGGTGGGGGACGAGCGGGTGATCCGCTCGGTGTCCGGGGTCCATGGGTCCGCACCCGCGTCCGCCTCCGGCGAACGACAGCGGTTCGGGATCGCGGCGGAGCATCGGGGGCCGGGGGTGTCGTAG
- a CDS encoding ATP-dependent Clp protease proteolytic subunit — protein sequence MTRSTNRPSARPSARHVLPEFTERTSSGTRTLDPYSKLLEERIVFLGTPIDDTYAAAVHDTMRYVSCEVETVCLGQAASAAAVLLAAGTPGKRYALPGARVLLQQPHLSEPVQGQASDLAIQADELLRTRARMEELLARHTGRSRERIGADIERDTILDARQALEYGLIDRIVPSRKAALGAPDDASGTSDTPGVG from the coding sequence GTGACCCGCTCAACAAACCGACCTTCCGCCCGACCGTCCGCCCGCCACGTCCTGCCCGAGTTCACCGAGCGCACCAGTTCGGGGACGCGGACCCTGGACCCGTACTCCAAGCTCCTCGAAGAGCGGATCGTGTTTCTCGGGACGCCGATCGACGACACGTACGCGGCGGCCGTCCACGACACGATGCGGTACGTCAGCTGCGAGGTGGAGACCGTCTGCCTCGGGCAGGCCGCGTCCGCCGCCGCGGTGCTGCTGGCGGCGGGCACACCGGGCAAGCGGTACGCGCTGCCGGGCGCCCGCGTCCTGCTCCAGCAGCCGCACCTGTCGGAGCCGGTCCAGGGCCAGGCGTCCGACCTGGCCATCCAGGCGGACGAACTGCTGCGCACCCGCGCCCGGATGGAGGAGCTGCTCGCCCGGCACACGGGGCGGAGCCGGGAGCGGATCGGCGCGGACATCGAGCGGGACACGATCCTCGACGCCCGCCAGGCCCTGGAGTACGGGCTGATCGACCGGATCGTCCCCAGCCGCAAGGCAGCCCTCGGCGCGCCCGACGACGCATCAGGCACGTCCGACACCCCCGGCGTGGGGTGA
- a CDS encoding C40 family peptidase translates to MTALNRVPSLFSRAGTASVLTIAAVGGGIVAPGFASDAEAATPATKALKVAASKKGSPYKYGAVGPKRFDCSGLTLYSFKKAGKKLPRTAAAQYNKTNHVSSSNRKQGDLVFFHSGRNVYHVGIYAGKGRIWHSPKTGDVVKLQKIWTKSVWYGRVR, encoded by the coding sequence ATGACTGCGCTCAATCGTGTCCCGTCGCTGTTCAGCAGGGCCGGTACCGCATCGGTCCTCACCATCGCCGCCGTAGGCGGCGGCATAGTGGCCCCCGGCTTCGCGTCCGACGCGGAAGCGGCCACCCCCGCGACGAAGGCACTCAAGGTGGCGGCCTCCAAGAAGGGTTCCCCGTACAAGTACGGGGCCGTGGGGCCCAAGCGCTTCGACTGCTCCGGCCTCACGCTCTACTCGTTCAAGAAGGCGGGCAAGAAGCTGCCCCGCACGGCCGCGGCCCAGTACAACAAGACGAACCACGTCTCCTCCTCGAACCGCAAGCAGGGGGACCTGGTCTTCTTCCACTCGGGCCGGAACGTCTACCACGTGGGCATCTACGCCGGTAAGGGACGGATCTGGCACTCCCCGAAGACCGGGGACGTGGTGAAGCTCCAGAAGATCTGGACCAAGAGCGTCTGGTACGGCCGGGTCAGGTGA
- a CDS encoding DUF6328 family protein — MDDPHHHEERDETRLERADRNFLELLQELRVTQTGIQILFAFLLTLAFTPRFPSLDTVQRTTYVVTLLLAVLAAALFTAPAALHRRLFQQGAKPLLVKTSSRLAQIGLAALALALTGSMLLVVDVAVDRTEGIVAGATTLLLCVGLWEVLPYLLKRAADKNPDV; from the coding sequence ATGGACGATCCGCACCACCACGAGGAGCGCGACGAGACCCGTCTTGAGCGCGCCGACCGGAATTTCCTCGAACTCCTCCAGGAGCTACGGGTCACCCAGACGGGCATCCAGATCCTCTTCGCCTTCCTGCTGACCCTCGCCTTCACCCCGCGGTTCCCGTCCCTCGACACCGTGCAGCGCACCACGTACGTCGTCACCCTGCTGCTCGCGGTCCTGGCGGCCGCGCTCTTCACGGCCCCCGCCGCCCTGCACCGCCGGCTGTTCCAGCAGGGCGCCAAGCCTCTGCTGGTCAAAACCTCGTCCCGGCTCGCGCAGATCGGTCTGGCCGCGCTCGCGCTCGCTCTCACCGGTTCCATGCTGCTCGTCGTGGACGTGGCGGTGGACAGGACCGAGGGGATCGTGGCCGGGGCGACCACTCTGCTCCTGTGCGTCGGGCTGTGGGAGGTCCTGCCGTATCTGCTGAAGCGGGCCGCGGACAAGAATCCGGACGTCTAG
- a CDS encoding ATP-binding protein, translating to MADHQEASVTLPSDPASVSAARTYVTDVLAEWGLPSDSETADTVRLIVSELATNAVQHTFGLSPTFTVDIELDRDEQLLIGVTDSHPRFPKRLPAAVQQDNGRGMVIIRWLTAESGGKLTVRPTREGGKTVSIMLPWTAPAQPVRAE from the coding sequence ATGGCAGACCACCAGGAAGCATCCGTCACTCTGCCGAGCGATCCCGCCTCGGTCTCCGCCGCCCGTACGTATGTCACCGACGTGCTGGCCGAATGGGGACTGCCGTCCGACTCGGAGACCGCGGACACGGTCCGGCTCATCGTCTCCGAACTCGCCACGAACGCGGTACAACACACCTTCGGGCTGTCACCCACCTTCACGGTGGACATCGAACTCGACCGTGACGAACAACTGCTCATCGGTGTGACCGACAGCCACCCGCGCTTCCCGAAACGGCTGCCCGCGGCCGTCCAGCAGGACAACGGCCGGGGCATGGTGATCATCCGCTGGCTGACGGCGGAGTCCGGCGGCAAGCTCACGGTCCGCCCCACCAGAGAGGGCGGAAAGACCGTATCGATCATGCTCCCCTGGACGGCCCCGGCACAGCCGGTCCGGGCCGAGTGA
- a CDS encoding helix-turn-helix domain-containing protein yields the protein MQYGPAVRRRKLGTELRALRARAGLTSGEAARLVGWHQSKVSRIETGRSGVKAADVRRLLDAYDVRDPELHELLVVLAGADGDGRHHWWHAYRGLLPSTYSDFISLEAQADAMRTLENSVVPGLLQTPEYAREVTRAALDGVPDGKVDALVEMLVKVRLARQDVLRSNKPLRLSVVLDEAVLRRTVGGPDVMARQLDRLREAAHLPHVRIQVLPFGVGAHIGVTGPFVIFSFTNRSDLDVVVLDHLTSSLYLEQREDLQSYVEAFTSLQGQALSPEDTLDLIAGVADGA from the coding sequence ATGCAGTACGGCCCCGCGGTACGCCGCCGTAAGCTCGGCACCGAACTGCGTGCCCTGCGCGCCCGCGCGGGCCTCACGAGCGGCGAGGCCGCGCGGCTCGTGGGCTGGCACCAGTCGAAGGTGAGCCGGATCGAGACCGGCCGCAGCGGGGTCAAGGCCGCCGACGTGCGGCGCCTCCTGGACGCGTACGACGTCCGGGACCCGGAGCTGCACGAGTTGCTCGTCGTGCTGGCGGGCGCGGACGGCGACGGCCGGCACCACTGGTGGCACGCCTACCGGGGCCTTCTGCCGTCGACGTACAGCGATTTCATCAGCCTTGAGGCGCAGGCGGACGCGATGCGCACGCTGGAGAACTCCGTGGTGCCGGGGCTCCTGCAGACACCGGAGTACGCCCGTGAGGTGACCCGCGCCGCCCTGGACGGGGTGCCCGACGGCAAGGTCGACGCTCTGGTCGAGATGCTGGTGAAGGTGCGCCTCGCGCGCCAGGACGTACTGCGTTCGAACAAACCGCTCCGGCTGAGTGTCGTTCTGGACGAGGCGGTACTGCGACGGACCGTGGGCGGACCGGACGTCATGGCACGGCAGTTGGACCGGTTGCGGGAGGCCGCGCACCTCCCTCACGTGCGGATTCAGGTGCTTCCCTTCGGAGTTGGGGCTCACATCGGAGTCACAGGTCCCTTTGTTATTTTTTCGTTTACGAACAGATCTGATCTGGACGTGGTTGTTCTCGACCACTTGACGAGTAGCCTTTATCTCGAACAGAGGGAAGACCTCCAGTCGTACGTAGAGGCCTTCACCTCCCTTCAGGGCCAGGCCCTTTCGCCCGAGGACACGTTGGATCTCATCGCCGGTGTAGCTGACGGCGCATAA
- a CDS encoding DUF397 domain-containing protein, giving the protein MPATPRYVPSSTHPSAHLHGVRWWRSSRSTGMNNCVETARPDSGPWAGLLAVRDSKDASGPALLFAPAAWEGFIGALR; this is encoded by the coding sequence ATGCCCGCCACGCCTCGGTACGTACCTTCCAGCACCCATCCCAGCGCTCATCTGCACGGTGTGCGGTGGTGGCGCAGCAGCCGCAGCACGGGAATGAACAACTGCGTCGAGACGGCCCGGCCGGACTCCGGCCCGTGGGCCGGACTGCTCGCGGTGCGCGACTCCAAGGACGCGTCGGGGCCCGCCCTGCTCTTCGCCCCCGCGGCCTGGGAAGGCTTTATCGGCGCGCTTCGATGA
- a CDS encoding 8-amino-7-oxononanoate synthase has translation MARSPFEWIDEQARARSRAGLVRTLRPRPADSALLDLAGNDYLGLARHPEVTEGAARAARTWGGGATGSRLVSGSTELHAELERELAGFCGFESALVFSSGYAANLAAVTALAPHGSLIVSDAGNHASLIDGCRLARGTTQVVAHADPDAVRKALDTRAGPAIVVSDTVFSVDGDAAPLTALAAACRDAGEAGETGEAGKPGRPGAALVLDDAHGLGVIGDGGRGAAWAAGLAGAPDVVTTVTLSKSLGSQGGAVLGPAHVIDHLVNAARTFIFDTGLAPAAAGAALAALRLLREEPERAARARAVATALYERLTAEGLEAVRPDAAVVSVRAPSPEQALRWAAECRAAGLAVGCFRPPSVPDGISRLRLTARADLTDGQVDRAVGVIIEARR, from the coding sequence ATGGCCCGATCGCCGTTCGAGTGGATCGACGAGCAGGCACGGGCGCGCTCCCGGGCCGGACTCGTCCGTACCTTGCGTCCGCGCCCCGCCGACTCCGCGCTCCTCGACCTCGCCGGGAACGACTATCTTGGCCTGGCCCGGCACCCCGAGGTCACGGAGGGCGCCGCGCGGGCCGCCAGGACCTGGGGCGGCGGCGCCACCGGCTCCCGGCTCGTCAGCGGCTCCACGGAGCTGCACGCGGAACTCGAACGCGAACTGGCCGGGTTCTGCGGCTTCGAGTCCGCCCTGGTCTTCTCCTCCGGCTACGCGGCCAACCTCGCCGCCGTCACCGCGCTGGCGCCGCACGGCTCGCTCATCGTCTCCGACGCGGGCAACCACGCCTCCCTGATCGACGGCTGCCGGCTCGCGCGCGGCACCACGCAGGTCGTCGCCCACGCCGACCCCGACGCCGTCCGCAAGGCACTGGACACGCGCGCCGGGCCCGCGATCGTCGTCTCCGACACGGTCTTCTCGGTGGACGGCGACGCGGCCCCGCTGACGGCACTGGCCGCGGCCTGCCGGGACGCGGGGGAAGCGGGCGAAACGGGGGAGGCGGGGAAGCCCGGCAGGCCGGGCGCGGCGCTGGTGCTGGACGACGCGCACGGTCTCGGCGTCATCGGCGACGGCGGGCGGGGCGCCGCGTGGGCGGCGGGACTCGCGGGCGCGCCCGACGTCGTCACCACCGTCACGCTGTCGAAGTCGCTCGGCAGCCAGGGCGGTGCCGTCCTCGGACCGGCCCACGTCATCGACCATCTGGTGAACGCGGCCCGCACCTTCATCTTCGACACGGGTCTGGCGCCCGCGGCGGCGGGCGCGGCCCTGGCGGCCCTGCGGCTGCTGCGGGAGGAACCGGAACGGGCCGCACGCGCGCGTGCGGTGGCCACCGCGCTGTACGAGCGCCTGACGGCCGAGGGTCTCGAAGCGGTACGGCCGGACGCGGCGGTCGTCTCCGTGCGCGCCCCGTCCCCGGAGCAGGCGCTGCGCTGGGCCGCCGAGTGCCGTGCGGCGGGTCTGGCCGTCGGCTGCTTCCGCCCTCCGTCGGTGCCGGACGGCATCTCACGGCTGCGGCTCACGGCCCGCGCGGATCTCACCGACGGGCAGGTCGACCGGGCCGTCGGCGTGATCATCGAAGCGCGCCGATAA
- the bioB gene encoding biotin synthase BioB codes for MDLLNTLLDKGLRRELPTRDEALAVLATSDDELLDVVAAAGKVRRQWFGRRVKLNYLVNLKSGLCPEDCSYCSQRLGSKAEILKYTWLKPDQASEAAAAGLAGGAKRVCLVASGRGPTDRDVDRVSDTIKAIKDQNEGVEVCACLGLLSDGQAERLRDAGADAYNHNLNTSEGTYGDITTTHTYADRVDTVQKAHAAGLSACSGLIAGMGESDEDLVDVVYALRALDPDSVPVNFLIPFEGTPLAKEWNLTPQRCLRILAMVRFVCPDVEVRIAGGREVHLRTMQPLALHLANSIFLGDYLTSEGQAGKADLDMIADAGFEVEGTGEVTLPEHRATAHGGCGSHADADAGAGCGSHGGGGCGPCGSTAQEAAPEEPVHEAARGSEARTDLVSVRRRGAGTDLAPNA; via the coding sequence ATGGACCTGCTGAACACGCTGCTGGACAAGGGGCTTCGGCGCGAGCTGCCGACCCGCGACGAGGCGCTGGCCGTGCTGGCCACCTCCGACGACGAACTCCTCGATGTGGTGGCCGCGGCCGGCAAGGTACGCCGCCAGTGGTTCGGCCGACGGGTGAAGCTCAACTACCTCGTCAACCTCAAGTCGGGTCTGTGCCCCGAGGACTGCTCCTACTGCTCGCAGCGGCTCGGTTCGAAGGCCGAGATCCTCAAGTACACCTGGCTGAAGCCCGACCAGGCCTCCGAGGCCGCGGCGGCCGGGCTGGCGGGGGGCGCCAAGCGGGTGTGTCTGGTGGCGAGCGGCCGCGGTCCCACCGACCGTGACGTCGACCGGGTCTCGGACACCATCAAAGCGATCAAGGACCAGAACGAGGGCGTAGAGGTCTGCGCATGCCTCGGGCTCCTCTCGGACGGCCAGGCCGAGCGCCTGCGCGACGCGGGGGCGGACGCCTACAACCACAACCTCAACACCTCCGAGGGGACGTACGGGGACATCACCACCACCCACACGTACGCCGACCGGGTGGACACGGTCCAGAAGGCACACGCGGCGGGTCTGTCGGCCTGCTCCGGGCTGATCGCGGGCATGGGCGAGAGCGACGAGGACCTCGTCGACGTCGTCTACGCGCTGCGGGCCCTCGACCCGGACTCGGTCCCGGTCAACTTCCTGATCCCCTTCGAGGGCACCCCGCTCGCCAAGGAGTGGAACCTCACCCCGCAGCGGTGTCTGCGCATCCTCGCGATGGTCCGGTTCGTCTGTCCGGACGTCGAGGTGCGCATCGCGGGCGGCCGCGAGGTCCATCTCCGTACGATGCAGCCCCTCGCCCTGCATCTCGCCAACTCGATCTTCCTCGGCGACTACCTCACCAGTGAGGGCCAGGCGGGCAAGGCGGACCTGGACATGATCGCGGACGCCGGTTTCGAGGTGGAGGGCACGGGCGAGGTGACGCTCCCGGAGCACCGGGCCACCGCGCACGGCGGCTGCGGCTCGCACGCGGACGCCGACGCGGGCGCCGGATGCGGTTCGCACGGGGGCGGCGGTTGCGGCCCCTGCGGTTCGACCGCGCAGGAGGCGGCACCCGAGGAGCCGGTCCATGAGGCCGCGCGGGGCTCCGAGGCGCGTACGGACCTGGTCTCGGTACGCCGCCGGGGCGCCGGAACGGATCTCGCGCCCAATGCCTGA
- a CDS encoding adenosylmethionine--8-amino-7-oxononanoate transaminase, which produces MPDLPAPDTAVAAVAADQVRELLELDRRHVWHPYGPMPGRQEPLVVESASGVRLRLAGGRGSSGGGDGDELIDGMSSWWSAIHGYNHPALNEAARDQLGRMSHVMFGGLTHEPAVRLAKRLVDMSPEGLEHVFLADSGSVSVEVAVKMCLQHWRSLGRPGKRRLLTWRGGYHGDTWQPMSVCDPEGGMHELWQGVLQRQVFADAPPVAYEEAYADDLRALIERHADELAAVIVEPVVQGAGGMRFHSPAYLRVLREACDAHDVLLVFDEIATGFGRTGALFAAEHAGVTPDVMCVGKALTGGYLTMAATLCTSRVAEGISRGEVPVLAHGPTFMGNPLAAAVACASIDLLLGQDWRTEVKRIETGLRDGLAPAAELPGVRDVRVLGAIGVVQLDHEIDMAAATRAAVREGVWLRPFRDLVYTMPPYVTGDADLARITAAVCAAAREG; this is translated from the coding sequence ATGCCTGATCTGCCCGCGCCCGACACCGCCGTGGCCGCCGTGGCCGCCGATCAGGTCCGTGAACTGCTCGAACTCGACCGGCGGCACGTGTGGCATCCGTACGGGCCGATGCCGGGCCGGCAGGAACCGCTCGTCGTGGAGTCGGCGAGCGGGGTGCGGCTGCGCCTGGCCGGCGGCCGTGGCAGTAGCGGTGGCGGTGACGGTGACGAGCTGATCGACGGCATGTCGTCCTGGTGGTCCGCGATCCACGGCTACAACCACCCGGCCCTCAACGAGGCGGCGCGCGACCAGCTCGGCCGGATGAGCCATGTGATGTTCGGCGGGCTCACGCACGAACCGGCCGTACGACTGGCGAAGCGCCTTGTCGACATGTCGCCGGAGGGACTTGAGCATGTCTTCCTGGCCGACTCCGGCTCGGTGTCCGTCGAGGTCGCCGTCAAGATGTGCCTCCAGCACTGGCGTTCGCTCGGCCGCCCCGGCAAGCGGCGCCTGCTGACCTGGCGCGGCGGCTACCACGGCGACACCTGGCAGCCGATGTCGGTGTGCGACCCCGAGGGCGGGATGCACGAGCTGTGGCAGGGCGTGCTCCAGCGCCAGGTCTTCGCCGACGCGCCCCCGGTCGCGTACGAGGAGGCGTACGCCGATGACCTGCGTGCGCTGATCGAGCGGCATGCGGACGAGCTGGCCGCGGTGATCGTGGAGCCGGTGGTGCAGGGCGCGGGCGGGATGCGGTTCCACTCCCCCGCGTATCTGCGGGTGCTGCGCGAGGCGTGCGACGCCCATGACGTGCTGCTCGTGTTCGACGAGATCGCGACGGGCTTCGGGCGCACCGGGGCGTTGTTCGCGGCCGAGCACGCGGGCGTGACGCCGGATGTGATGTGCGTGGGCAAGGCGCTGACCGGCGGGTATCTGACGATGGCGGCGACGCTGTGCACCTCGCGGGTCGCGGAGGGCATCTCGCGGGGCGAGGTACCGGTCCTCGCCCACGGCCCGACCTTCATGGGCAACCCTCTGGCCGCCGCCGTGGCCTGTGCCTCGATCGACCTCCTCCTCGGCCAGGACTGGCGGACCGAGGTCAAACGGATCGAGACGGGGCTGCGGGACGGGTTGGCGCCGGCGGCGGAACTGCCCGGCGTCCGGGACGTACGCGTCCTCGGGGCCATCGGGGTGGTGCAGTTGGACCACGAGATCGACATGGCGGCGGCGACGCGGGCGGCGGTGCGCGAGGGTGTGTGGCTGCGCCCGTTCCGGGACCTCGTCTACACGATGCCGCCGTACGTCACCGGGGACGCCGATCTGGCGCGGATCACGGCGGCCGTGTGCGCGGCGGCTCGGGAGGGTTGA
- the bioD gene encoding dethiobiotin synthase — MTVLVITGTGTEVGKTVTTAAVAAAAVAAGRSVAVLKPAQTGVLPGEPGDAEEVARLAGAVTAVELARYPEPLAPATAARRAGLAPVRPEQVAEAAAKLATEHDLVLVEGAGGLLVRFDEAGGTLADAARLLGAPVVVVASAGLGTLNTTELTARELRSRGVELLGVVIGSWPDEPDLASRCNVLDLPVVAGARLLGALPEGVGRGPVAAFRGAVGGWLAPGLGGTWDADGFAASV, encoded by the coding sequence ATGACGGTACTGGTGATCACCGGCACGGGTACGGAGGTCGGGAAGACCGTCACCACGGCCGCGGTGGCCGCGGCGGCCGTCGCCGCCGGACGGTCGGTGGCCGTGCTCAAGCCCGCGCAGACCGGTGTGCTGCCGGGTGAGCCCGGGGACGCCGAGGAGGTCGCGCGGCTCGCCGGCGCGGTCACGGCCGTCGAACTCGCCCGCTATCCCGAGCCGTTGGCGCCCGCCACGGCCGCCCGGCGGGCCGGTCTCGCGCCGGTGCGGCCCGAGCAGGTGGCGGAGGCCGCGGCCAAGCTGGCCACCGAGCACGACCTCGTGCTGGTCGAGGGGGCGGGCGGGCTGCTCGTACGGTTCGACGAGGCGGGCGGGACGCTGGCGGACGCGGCGCGGCTGCTGGGGGCGCCCGTGGTGGTGGTCGCCTCCGCCGGGCTCGGGACGCTCAACACGACGGAGCTGACCGCGCGGGAACTGCGGTCCCGGGGGGTCGAGCTGCTCGGTGTCGTCATCGGCAGCTGGCCGGACGAGCCGGATCTGGCGTCGCGCTGCAACGTCCTCGATCTTCCCGTCGTGGCGGGAGCGCGGTTGCTGGGCGCGCTGCCTGAAGGGGTCGGTCGGGGGCCGGTTGCGGCGTTCCGGGGGGCGGTGGGGGGTTGGCTGGCGCCGGGTCTTGGCGGTACGTGGGACGCGGACGGGTTCGCGGCGTCGGTCTGA